From the genome of Spirosomataceae bacterium TFI 002, one region includes:
- a CDS encoding Thioredoxin-like produces MKNILLVLTIILLTGCWKSTEDQKNEASLNDSDSTGTITIIFNKVDEFVKEIPVTETIKISLNDPVVSYGEFNNLNYFEPQIGLDTLLIKSNQAYVYLNHTIGFNYEHNFVLKTGKTYFIKYDGENPYVDKTDDKTFNNLDFLLNKQYQGLYSNPVSGFFRDLTFSYLVDKKKRVGTLKSSYENAKKNINKEFQLLDSLNTIGQWSTHALEYYTQRNTAKRLKNELDANILIAKDRLRDELNELSIASRYKEQLLKKVCSTYIYSLLKKVNYEDGINRDYSDVFFSIDSSGIFNQTDKRFLLNNIVHLARLNSVNEFTTLEEAFNKIFEKKYDNPSQPIVDKKDKGLDSSDLLLKNELDESFSLNNILKSGNAKLYYVDVWASWCGPCRKEIPKSLELSNKYKDLGVIFLYLSIDDNIKNWKKALISEGMKGNVNSFIAPSFNETLFAKKFKISSIPRYLIFDSKGNLIIDDAIRPSAPKFDELINSLLEN; encoded by the coding sequence GATTCTACAGGTACAATAACAATAATCTTTAATAAAGTCGATGAATTCGTAAAAGAAATACCAGTAACTGAAACTATTAAAATCTCATTAAACGATCCTGTAGTTTCATACGGAGAATTCAATAATTTGAATTATTTTGAACCTCAAATAGGCCTTGATACATTACTAATCAAAAGCAACCAAGCATACGTCTATTTAAATCATACAATTGGTTTTAATTATGAGCACAATTTTGTTTTAAAAACTGGAAAAACCTATTTTATAAAGTATGATGGAGAAAACCCATATGTAGATAAAACTGATGATAAGACCTTTAACAACTTAGATTTCTTGTTAAACAAGCAATACCAAGGCTTATACTCCAATCCGGTTAGTGGCTTTTTTAGAGATTTAACCTTTAGTTATTTAGTAGATAAAAAAAAGAGAGTTGGAACCTTAAAAAGCAGTTATGAAAATGCAAAAAAAAATATAAATAAGGAGTTTCAATTATTAGATTCACTCAATACTATTGGACAATGGAGTACTCATGCATTGGAATATTATACTCAAAGAAATACGGCGAAAAGACTTAAAAATGAACTTGATGCTAACATTCTAATAGCCAAAGATCGGCTGAGAGATGAATTAAATGAATTATCCATTGCAAGTCGCTATAAGGAGCAGTTGCTGAAAAAGGTTTGTTCGACTTATATTTATAGTTTGCTTAAAAAGGTAAACTACGAGGACGGAATAAATCGGGACTACAGCGATGTCTTCTTTTCAATTGATTCCAGTGGTATTTTCAACCAAACAGACAAGCGGTTTCTTTTAAATAATATCGTTCATTTGGCCAGACTTAATTCAGTAAATGAGTTTACAACCTTAGAAGAAGCATTCAATAAAATATTTGAAAAGAAATATGACAATCCATCTCAGCCAATTGTTGATAAGAAAGACAAGGGACTAGATTCGAGTGATTTACTTTTAAAAAACGAACTAGACGAATCCTTTTCTCTAAATAACATATTGAAAAGTGGTAATGCCAAATTGTATTATGTAGATGTGTGGGCTAGTTGGTGTGGGCCATGCCGTAAAGAAATACCCAAATCTTTAGAATTATCGAATAAATACAAAGACCTCGGTGTAATCTTTTTATACTTATCCATTGATGACAACATTAAAAACTGGAAAAAAGCCCTAATTTCAGAAGGCATGAAAGGAAATGTAAATAGTTTTATAGCACCTTCATTTAATGAAACATTATTTGCCAAAAAGTTTAAAATCTCTTCTATTCCACGTTATTTAATCTTTGACTCAAAAGGAAATCTTATTATCGATGATGCAATTAGACCGTCTGCTCCGAAGTTTGATGAGCTTATAAATAGTTTGTTGGAAAATTAG